One window of the Staphylococcus equorum genome contains the following:
- a CDS encoding YdcF family protein: MYFNFKYFANINIFISQVILGYIVIILRIGSHQIPIDIIVVMIIGFLLVHIKHKHILQYRMSALFLKRLYRLSFKVIVFTLACAYISLLPFGFNVVFLWLSAIAFSAIFTFICYVSCASCYLNQKYIAKFDTILILGAGIFNEHVTPMLANRLDRALGLYNQQPNAQFIVSGGQGPDEPISEALAMFRYLVDRGVNPAQILMEDASTSTYENIKFTKALIQQSFNTKPKIVCVTSQFHIMRAVRFGQKLDLKLKGVGSHTPYHFFEVALIRDFLALMYQYKLLLTVYFATLFFACIFALWHIPTS, from the coding sequence ATGTATTTTAATTTTAAATATTTTGCAAATATTAATATTTTTATTTCCCAGGTAATATTAGGTTATATTGTAATTATCTTACGTATTGGTTCTCATCAAATCCCTATAGACATCATTGTTGTAATGATTATTGGTTTCTTATTAGTACATATAAAACACAAACATATACTGCAGTATCGTATGAGCGCGCTATTTTTAAAACGACTTTATCGCTTATCCTTTAAAGTTATTGTTTTCACACTTGCTTGTGCATACATTAGCTTGCTACCTTTTGGATTTAATGTTGTATTCCTATGGTTATCAGCGATTGCCTTTAGCGCGATTTTCACTTTTATTTGTTATGTATCTTGCGCTTCTTGTTATTTAAATCAGAAATATATAGCAAAGTTTGATACGATACTCATCTTAGGTGCGGGTATTTTTAATGAACATGTCACGCCTATGTTAGCTAATAGATTAGATCGAGCATTAGGATTGTATAATCAACAACCAAATGCCCAATTTATCGTAAGTGGTGGACAAGGTCCGGATGAACCTATATCTGAAGCTTTGGCCATGTTTCGTTACTTAGTTGATCGTGGCGTGAACCCAGCTCAAATTTTAATGGAAGATGCATCTACGAGTACATATGAAAACATTAAATTTACAAAAGCACTAATACAGCAGTCATTCAATACAAAACCTAAGATTGTCTGTGTCACAAGTCAATTTCATATTATGCGTGCAGTCCGCTTCGGCCAAAAGTTAGACCTTAAATTAAAAGGCGTAGGAAGTCATACACCTTATCACTTTTTTGAAGTTGCCTTAATTAGGGACTTTTTAGCATTAATGTATCAATACAAGTTATTGCTTACAGTTTACTTTGCTACATTATTTTTTGCTTGTATTTTTGCATTGTGGCACATCCCTACTTCTTAG
- a CDS encoding MarR family winged helix-turn-helix transcriptional regulator, translating to MVKNLSSHIEFMGEFIDDVNTLLAKLLKALREEYNVSKEQANVILMLENGKAMTLTEITERQGVNKAAVSRRIKKLIQAEVVQWDKSEDTGDQRLKYIKLTEKGKQFNRKSKSIINDIVSDILHDLSDDEIEQARYVLEIIDQRLKNFNIKHHS from the coding sequence ATGGTGAAAAATTTAAGTAGTCATATAGAATTCATGGGAGAATTTATAGATGATGTAAATACATTATTAGCTAAATTATTAAAGGCATTAAGAGAAGAATACAATGTATCAAAAGAACAGGCAAACGTTATATTAATGCTTGAAAATGGAAAAGCGATGACTTTAACAGAAATTACAGAACGACAAGGTGTAAATAAAGCTGCCGTCAGCCGAAGAATAAAAAAATTAATTCAAGCTGAGGTTGTACAATGGGATAAATCTGAAGACACAGGAGATCAACGATTAAAATATATTAAATTAACTGAGAAGGGCAAACAGTTTAATAGAAAAAGTAAGTCTATTATAAATGACATAGTCAGTGATATACTGCATGATCTATCAGATGATGAAATTGAACAAGCGCGTTATGTATTAGAGATCATTGATCAAAGGTTGAAGAACTTTAATATTAAACATCATTCGTAA